A window of Tautonia plasticadhaerens contains these coding sequences:
- the rho gene encoding transcription termination factor Rho, with the protein MEDSHDLDELVPRTNSRDRGQDGDGAQDQDDADLAAFAHAGERDDADDDFPDEEPDAFPGDVEVNERYEDIKRGEIHLTELQKMTMPQLISTAKREGVAEYTGLKKQDLIFKILKERVKQNGLMYGEGTLEVLPDGFGFLRSPDYNYLPCPDDIYVSPSQIRRFGLKTGAIVAGQIRPPKENERYFALLRVEAINYEDPDILSEKVSFDDLTPLHPLSRIKLETTADEVNMRVVDLVSPIGFGQRGLIVAPPRTGKTILLQKVANSVLVNHPEAYLMVLLIDERPEEVTEMERSVHGVTAEVISSTFDEPASRHIQVAEMVIEKAKRMVEYGKDVVILLDSITRLARAYNTEAPHSGKILTGGIDAGALQKPKRFFGAARKIEEGGSLTILATALVDTGSRMDEVIFEEFKGTGNMELHLDRRLVDRRIWPAIDVNRSGTRREENLMPGDELHRVWLLRRVLNDMNPVEAMELLVGRMKKSKTNVDFLNTMNLT; encoded by the coding sequence GTGGAGGATTCGCACGACCTCGACGAGCTCGTCCCCCGCACCAACTCCCGGGACCGGGGACAGGACGGGGACGGGGCCCAGGACCAGGATGACGCCGACCTCGCCGCCTTCGCCCACGCCGGGGAACGGGACGACGCCGACGACGACTTCCCCGACGAGGAGCCCGACGCCTTCCCCGGCGACGTCGAAGTCAATGAGCGCTACGAGGACATCAAGCGCGGCGAGATCCACCTGACCGAGCTGCAGAAGATGACCATGCCGCAGCTCATCAGCACCGCCAAGCGCGAGGGCGTCGCCGAGTACACCGGCCTGAAGAAGCAGGACCTGATCTTCAAGATCCTCAAGGAGCGGGTCAAGCAGAACGGCCTGATGTACGGCGAGGGCACCCTGGAGGTCCTCCCCGACGGCTTCGGCTTCCTCCGGAGCCCCGACTACAACTACCTCCCCTGCCCCGACGACATCTACGTCAGCCCGAGCCAGATCCGCCGCTTCGGCCTGAAGACCGGCGCCATCGTCGCCGGCCAGATCCGGCCGCCGAAGGAGAACGAGCGCTACTTCGCCCTGCTCCGCGTCGAGGCGATCAACTACGAGGATCCCGACATCCTCTCCGAGAAGGTCTCCTTCGACGACCTGACCCCGCTGCACCCGCTCTCCCGGATCAAGCTGGAGACGACCGCCGACGAGGTGAACATGAGGGTGGTCGACCTCGTCAGCCCGATCGGCTTCGGCCAGCGAGGGCTGATCGTCGCCCCCCCCCGGACGGGCAAGACGATCCTGCTCCAGAAGGTCGCCAACAGCGTCCTGGTGAACCACCCCGAGGCCTACCTGATGGTCCTGCTCATCGACGAGCGGCCCGAGGAGGTCACGGAGATGGAGCGATCCGTCCACGGCGTGACGGCCGAGGTCATCAGCTCCACCTTCGACGAGCCGGCCTCCCGGCACATCCAGGTGGCCGAGATGGTCATCGAGAAGGCCAAGCGGATGGTCGAGTACGGCAAGGACGTGGTCATCCTGCTCGACTCGATCACCCGCCTGGCCCGGGCCTACAACACCGAGGCCCCGCACTCGGGCAAGATCCTCACCGGCGGCATCGACGCCGGGGCCCTCCAGAAGCCCAAGCGGTTCTTCGGCGCCGCCCGGAAGATCGAGGAGGGGGGCAGCCTGACGATCCTGGCCACCGCCCTGGTCGACACCGGCAGCCGGATGGACGAGGTGATCTTCGAGGAGTTCAAGGGCACCGGCAACATGGAGCTGCACCTCGACCGCCGCCTGGTCGACCGCCGCATCTGGCCGGCCATCGACGTGAACCGCTCCGGCACCCGACGCGAGGAGAACCTCATGCCGGGCGACGAGCTGCACCGCGTCTGGCTGCTCCGCCGGGTGCTCAACGACATGAACCCGGTCGAGGCCATGGAGCTGCTCGTCGGCCGCATGAAGAAGTCGAAGACCAACGTCGACTTCCTCAACACCATGAACCTCACCTGA
- the coaE gene encoding dephospho-CoA kinase (Dephospho-CoA kinase (CoaE) performs the final step in coenzyme A biosynthesis.), with amino-acid sequence MARYARRPSGQRRPPGPWKNGPVPVVGLIGGIGSGKSLAASALAAKGATVLDADAIGHALLDQRPARDEVVARFGDDVLAPEPPEGGPRRVDREALGRIVFDEPTSLKALERILHPRMRKTFEKAINRVARRQEAPMVVLDAAILLEAGWDDLCDAVVFVEAPPAARLARLAASRGWSAEQLSKREQAQLPPARKRERADHVLPNDSTPDALEKRIESLWGRLTRRPAWQPSSDDREGPPPRGAPAAGDADRPGPRQRSPRPEAPRARPRGRRSR; translated from the coding sequence ATGGCCCGTTACGCCCGACGCCCCTCCGGACAGCGCCGCCCCCCCGGCCCGTGGAAGAACGGCCCGGTGCCGGTCGTCGGACTGATCGGCGGGATCGGTTCGGGCAAGAGCCTGGCGGCCTCCGCCCTGGCGGCCAAGGGGGCGACCGTCCTGGACGCCGACGCCATCGGGCACGCCCTGCTCGACCAGCGGCCGGCCCGGGACGAGGTCGTCGCCCGGTTCGGGGACGACGTCCTCGCCCCCGAGCCCCCCGAGGGGGGCCCCCGACGGGTCGACCGCGAGGCCCTCGGCCGGATCGTCTTCGACGAGCCGACCTCGCTGAAGGCGCTGGAGCGGATCCTCCACCCCCGGATGCGGAAGACCTTCGAGAAGGCCATCAACCGGGTCGCCCGGCGGCAGGAGGCGCCGATGGTGGTGCTCGACGCCGCGATCCTGCTGGAGGCCGGCTGGGACGACCTCTGCGATGCCGTGGTCTTCGTCGAGGCGCCGCCCGCCGCCCGGCTGGCCCGGCTGGCCGCCTCTCGGGGCTGGTCGGCCGAGCAACTCTCGAAGCGGGAGCAGGCCCAGTTGCCGCCGGCCCGCAAGCGGGAGCGGGCCGACCACGTGCTCCCCAACGACTCGACCCCCGACGCCCTGGAGAAACGTATCGAATCCCTCTGGGGACGCCTGACCCGCCGGCCCGCCTGGCAGCCCTCGTCGGACGACCGGGAGGGCCCGCCGCCCCGAGGCGCCCCGGCGGCGGGCGACGCCGATCGGCCCGGCCCCCGGCAACGATCCCCCCGCCCCGAGGCCCCCCGGGCCCGGCCCCGGGGCCGTCGGTCGCGATGA
- the polA gene encoding DNA polymerase I, with translation MNDRPSLYLLDAYSIIYQVFHAIPQMTGPAGQPTNAAFGIFRDVLNLLRDRQPHSVAAAFDGAGRVFRSDLFEDYKANRAAMPDDLQPQIPVIRRVFEGFRIPVLEFKGAEADDVIATVSRLGVERGMDVYICTSDKDARQLLGDHVFIYNLRKQAVLDAAGLKSDWDITPEQVVDLLSLTGDAVDNVPGVPGIGTKTAAQLLNQFGSLNALLDNVAKVSGAKRKENLYTHADTARRARELIALRTDLPIAFDWDDLRRGGIDHAALKSLCVECGFHRFLDELGADDAKPPEDVWPVDRYQAVDTPEKFDAFLDRLRARARFSFDTETTALDPLRAELVGMSFSWEAGEAYYLPVRGPEGSTTLDERATIEALRPILADPGREIVGQNLKYDMLVLGRLGVELSPSITDTMVLSYLLESGERNHNLDELSRRLLDHTMIPISSLIGKGKNQTTIDTVAVDRVTAYAGEDADAAWRLDAILGPRVREEGLWDLYAELERPLIPVLARMEATGVAVDVPRLRQLSAEFAGRLEAIKGEIYEHAGREFNIGSAPQLRQVLFDELKLKPTKKTPGGEPSTDAEVLEALSNAHPLPRLIVQHRQLDKLKGTYLDALPGLVHPDGRIHASFNQVVAATGRLSSSDPNLQNIPVRTEDGRQIRQAFVAGEPGWSLLTADYSQIELRILAHYSKDPELVRAFAEDRDIHAVVASRIFGVPEAEVTRDQRRMAKTVNFGVIYGLSAFGLSGRLGISQADASEFIDAYFRQYEGVDRFITETLERAKAAGRVGTILGRRRAIDGIKNTTGRVRNLAERTAVNTAIQGSAADLIKRAMLQVDRRLRGGGSRARMLLQIHDELVFEAPPDELPELASMVREAMTTALTLDVPLRVDLAAGPNWLDVSPMT, from the coding sequence ATGAACGACCGCCCGTCGCTCTACCTGCTCGATGCGTATTCGATCATCTATCAGGTCTTCCACGCCATCCCCCAGATGACCGGGCCGGCGGGGCAGCCGACCAACGCCGCGTTCGGCATCTTCCGGGACGTGCTCAACCTGCTGAGGGACCGCCAGCCCCACTCCGTCGCCGCCGCCTTCGACGGCGCGGGCCGGGTCTTCCGCTCCGACCTCTTCGAGGACTACAAGGCCAACCGGGCCGCCATGCCCGACGACCTCCAGCCCCAGATCCCCGTGATCAGGCGCGTCTTCGAGGGCTTCCGCATCCCGGTCCTGGAATTCAAGGGGGCCGAGGCCGACGACGTGATCGCCACCGTCTCCCGGCTCGGGGTCGAACGGGGCATGGACGTCTACATCTGCACCTCCGACAAGGACGCCCGCCAGCTGCTGGGCGACCACGTCTTCATCTACAACCTCCGCAAGCAGGCCGTGCTCGACGCCGCCGGCCTGAAGTCCGACTGGGACATCACCCCCGAACAGGTCGTCGACCTGCTCTCCCTGACCGGGGACGCCGTCGACAACGTCCCCGGCGTCCCCGGCATCGGGACGAAGACGGCGGCCCAGCTGCTCAACCAGTTCGGCTCGCTCAACGCCCTGCTCGACAACGTCGCCAAGGTCTCCGGCGCCAAGCGCAAGGAGAACCTCTACACCCACGCCGACACCGCCCGACGCGCCCGGGAACTGATCGCCCTGCGGACCGACCTGCCCATCGCCTTCGACTGGGACGACCTCCGCCGGGGCGGCATCGACCACGCGGCGCTGAAGTCCCTGTGCGTGGAGTGCGGGTTCCACCGCTTCCTCGACGAGCTGGGGGCCGACGACGCCAAGCCGCCGGAGGACGTCTGGCCGGTGGACCGGTACCAGGCCGTCGACACCCCCGAGAAGTTCGACGCCTTCCTCGACCGCCTCCGGGCACGGGCCCGGTTCAGCTTCGACACCGAGACGACGGCGCTGGACCCGCTCCGGGCCGAGCTCGTCGGGATGTCCTTCTCCTGGGAGGCCGGCGAGGCGTACTACCTCCCCGTCCGGGGCCCCGAGGGGAGCACGACCCTGGACGAGCGGGCGACGATCGAGGCGCTCAGGCCCATCCTGGCCGACCCGGGCCGGGAGATCGTCGGCCAGAACCTCAAGTACGACATGCTCGTGCTCGGCCGGCTGGGCGTGGAGCTGTCGCCCTCGATCACCGACACGATGGTCCTGAGCTACCTGCTGGAGAGCGGCGAGCGGAACCACAACCTCGACGAGCTGTCCCGTCGCCTGCTCGACCACACGATGATCCCGATCTCCAGCCTGATCGGGAAGGGGAAGAACCAGACGACCATCGACACCGTCGCCGTCGATCGGGTGACCGCCTACGCGGGAGAGGACGCCGACGCCGCCTGGCGGCTCGACGCCATCCTGGGCCCGAGGGTCCGGGAGGAGGGGCTCTGGGATCTCTACGCGGAGCTGGAACGGCCCCTGATCCCCGTGCTCGCCCGGATGGAGGCGACCGGGGTCGCCGTGGACGTGCCCCGGCTCCGCCAGCTCTCGGCCGAGTTCGCCGGGCGACTGGAGGCGATCAAGGGGGAGATCTACGAGCACGCGGGCCGGGAGTTCAACATCGGCTCGGCGCCCCAGCTCCGCCAGGTCCTCTTCGACGAGTTGAAGCTCAAGCCGACCAAGAAGACCCCCGGCGGCGAGCCGAGCACCGACGCCGAGGTGCTCGAGGCCCTCTCCAACGCGCACCCGCTGCCCCGGCTGATCGTCCAGCACCGCCAGCTCGACAAGCTCAAGGGGACCTACCTCGACGCCCTGCCGGGGCTGGTCCACCCCGACGGCCGGATCCACGCCTCGTTCAACCAGGTGGTCGCCGCCACCGGCCGGCTCAGCTCGTCGGACCCCAACCTCCAGAACATCCCGGTCCGCACCGAGGACGGCCGCCAGATCCGCCAGGCGTTCGTCGCCGGGGAGCCGGGCTGGTCCCTGCTGACGGCCGACTACTCGCAGATCGAGCTGCGGATCCTCGCCCATTATTCGAAGGATCCGGAGCTGGTCCGGGCCTTCGCCGAGGACCGGGACATCCACGCCGTGGTCGCCTCCCGGATCTTCGGCGTCCCCGAGGCCGAGGTGACGAGGGACCAGCGCCGGATGGCCAAGACGGTGAACTTCGGCGTCATCTACGGCCTCAGCGCCTTCGGCCTGTCCGGGAGGCTGGGGATCTCCCAGGCCGACGCCTCGGAATTCATCGACGCCTACTTCCGGCAATACGAGGGGGTGGACCGGTTCATCACCGAGACGCTGGAGCGGGCCAAGGCCGCCGGCCGGGTGGGGACGATCCTCGGCCGTCGCCGGGCGATCGACGGCATCAAGAACACCACCGGCCGGGTGCGGAACCTGGCCGAGCGGACGGCGGTGAACACGGCGATCCAGGGCTCGGCCGCCGACCTGATCAAGCGGGCGATGCTCCAGGTCGACCGCCGCCTCCGGGGCGGAGGCTCCCGGGCCCGGATGCTGCTGCAGATCCACGACGAACTCGTCTTCGAAGCCCCGCCGGACGAGCTGCCCGAGCTGGCCTCGATGGTCCGGGAGGCGATGACCACCGCGCTGACGCTCGACGTGCCGCTCCGGGTCGACCTGGCGGCCGGCCCGAACTGGCTGGACGTCTCCCCGATGACCTGA
- the ribH gene encoding 6,7-dimethyl-8-ribityllumazine synthase produces MPTLEGDFSPPTGRFAVVCSRFNSMVTEALLSGCRDAFTRLGVPEDRVDVAWVPGSFEVPVVARAMAETGRYASVITLGCVIRGETGHYDHVAGQAASGVMSAGLSTGVPVIFGILTTDTVEQALNRSGLKAGNKGAEAAMAAIEMVNLLARIRPGPVAGDDPSR; encoded by the coding sequence ATGCCCACCCTCGAAGGCGACTTCTCCCCCCCGACCGGCCGCTTCGCGGTCGTCTGCTCCCGGTTCAATTCGATGGTCACCGAGGCGCTGCTCTCCGGCTGCCGGGACGCCTTCACGAGGCTCGGGGTGCCCGAGGACCGGGTCGACGTGGCCTGGGTGCCCGGCTCGTTCGAGGTCCCCGTCGTCGCCCGGGCGATGGCCGAGACCGGCCGGTATGCCTCCGTGATCACCCTCGGCTGCGTCATCCGGGGGGAGACGGGGCACTACGACCACGTCGCCGGGCAGGCCGCGAGCGGCGTCATGTCGGCGGGCCTGTCGACCGGGGTGCCGGTGATCTTCGGCATCCTGACGACCGACACCGTCGAGCAGGCCCTCAACCGGTCCGGCCTCAAGGCCGGAAACAAGGGGGCCGAGGCGGCGATGGCGGCGATCGAGATGGTCAACCTGCTGGCCCGGATCCGCCCCGGGCCCGTTGCCGGGGACGACCCGTCCCGCTAA
- a CDS encoding DOMON domain-containing protein produces MSSPAPSPPLIPPSFYFRPSMRCPRVDGIPRGGKGRLLGLPESCALPCFGLIDGRAPWAEVRAAWNPEGLAVSVEVTGKPGTLLHAPDRPEDSDGVQLWVDTRDTRDIHRASRHCHRFIASVVPGKGKALDAAVRQAKIARATADAPTADPGPIRSTAERTRTGYRLELFLPASVLHGFDPETNRRLGFCYRVTDPDRGDQHLTVGREFPVGEDPSLWATLELSDDG; encoded by the coding sequence ATGTCCTCGCCCGCCCCCTCGCCGCCGCTGATCCCGCCGAGCTTCTACTTCCGGCCCTCCATGCGATGCCCCCGGGTCGACGGGATCCCCCGGGGGGGCAAGGGCAGGCTGCTCGGGCTGCCCGAGTCCTGCGCCCTGCCCTGCTTCGGCCTGATCGACGGCCGGGCCCCCTGGGCCGAGGTCCGGGCCGCCTGGAACCCGGAGGGGCTGGCGGTGTCCGTCGAGGTGACGGGCAAGCCGGGCACGCTCCTGCACGCCCCCGACCGCCCCGAGGACTCCGACGGGGTCCAGCTCTGGGTCGACACCCGGGACACCCGGGACATCCACCGGGCCAGCCGGCACTGCCACCGGTTCATCGCCTCGGTCGTCCCGGGGAAGGGGAAGGCGCTCGACGCGGCCGTCCGCCAGGCGAAGATCGCCCGGGCCACCGCCGACGCACCGACCGCCGACCCGGGGCCGATCCGGTCGACGGCCGAGCGGACCCGGACCGGCTATCGGCTGGAGCTGTTCCTGCCGGCCTCGGTCCTGCACGGCTTCGACCCCGAGACCAACCGCCGGCTCGGATTCTGCTATCGGGTGACCGACCCCGACCGGGGCGACCAGCACCTTACCGTCGGCCGGGAGTTCCCCGTCGGCGAGGATCCCAGCCTCTGGGCGACCCTGGAGCTGTCGGACGACGGCTGA